The following is a genomic window from Treponema pallidum subsp. pallidum str. Nichols.
AATCTCCACGGCGCAGCACACACCCGGCCCCAGTAGGACGCGACACAGCCGTCCCAAGCCTACGTGCTGGATGCGCCACGGCAGAGACCACCACACCACCATACCGCCGAAAGCACCACCAACGCCACCACAAACGCTTGAGGGGCCAGACCCTCATAGGTCGGGTAGATGCCCAGAAAATCAAAACTCCACCCATGCATCCACGGTGCCGTACTTCGACTGACCACACCTGCCTCCTGCAGCTCGCTGACACCCTTACCCACGAAAGAGAAACATAGCAAGTACATCACCGCGCCCGTGGCAACAAAAAAAGGCCTCAACGGAAGTCGCACTGACAGAAAACGGATCGCCACGAACACACCCACCAGAACCAAGGCAGAAACAGTAACCGCTGCCCACACAGCCAGCCGCCCATATGGCCCCGCAACTGGGATGCCTCGAAAGAAAAGAATAAGCTCCGCCCCTTCCCGCGCCACTGCGAGGAAGGCAGTGGCCACGAGCGCCCACTGATTACCCCGAGACACCGACCGCTCAACTTTCTGACGGATATAGCGATCCCAAGCACATGCCCTCGCCTTGGACAACATCCAGTTACTCACGTAAAAGAGCATCGCCGCTGCGAAGAACATACCAACACCCTCGATAATCTCCTGCGCCGCACCACCTTCCGAACCCAACACCCGGACTATCATCACCGCAAGCACGACACTGAACAGAACACCCGCGCCCGCTCCCGCATACACCGCAGCGCAGCACCGCTCCTTACCAGTCTTCACCAGATACGCAACAATCGCTGCGATAACCAAAATTGCCTCAATTCCCTCGCGCAGCACCAACACGCACGAGGCAACAAACGTGGCGATATGCGCCGCAAAGCCCGCCCGACCACGCGCAACCCCATCCAGCGCACGCGCGTCCTCATACAACATGGTAACCAGCTTGTCCCTGCAGAAGGCAACGCCCGCCAAATCACGCGCACCCCGCACCGAACGCCGATACGCGAAAAACGCGTTCTCCACCGCCGCCTTACGCGCACCGGACAGATACCCCATGGTGATCTTCTCCATGCCCTTCGCCTCATAGTAGCGAAAGTACGCCTTATCTATCTGCTCATAGGCGCGATCACTATCCCCACTCTCAAAAAAGGTGTACGCCGCACGTAGATGTACCTCCATGCGCTGCACAACCTGGCGCCAGGAACTTAAGCGTTCCTGAGCCTGCCCACCCGACCGCGTGCCCTCCGCGGCGGAGACCGACCACGCAACGCACATAAGCGCCACACCCACCCACGCAGACGCGCGAACCACCGAGCGAGCAAAAGCTGCGGGCATCCCAGGAGCAACCATGGTGCAACCCATACCATAGACGGGCACACCTCTGTCAATACCCTCCCAGGATCGTTCCATCTATTTCTCCACACTACGGCAGATGTACCCTGATGCAGAACGAAAAATTGAGAAACAGCCTACATCTAAACGGCGCGAAAATACGTTATGATGCCGCGCATGACAGGTAAAGCCGATCTGAACACGCTTGTGCACAAGCTGCATCCCCTTGAGATCAAAGTCCTCAAGAACTGCGCAATGGATGAGATCCTTTCGACTTCGTTGCTCATCTCCCGGCTAGGCTTTAAGGAAGGACACGCAAACCAAGCGTTTTCCTGGCTTCGGGCAAAGCGAATCATCGAAGAGCACCAGCGGGAACAGATGCGGTCCTTTGAACTCACCCCCTGCGGCTATGCTGCCGCTAGCGACGGTACTGCAGAGGAGCGTATGCTCACCTTCTTGTCTTCCCCCCCTTCCCTTACCGCTATTGCAGATGCAGCCGAGCACCTACACCCTCGCCCCCCACTTTGCAACGGGCTCAGTCTCCCTGAGCTTGCCCATGCGCTCACGCTCGCACCAAAGGATGTAGGTTCAGCGTTCGGTATCCTAGCGCAGGAGGGTATCCTCCGTATGGACGGTGAAAAACGCATACACATCGTTTCACCGCACGTAAGTGATCGCATGTCCCTCACGCGCACCTTGCTTCAGCGCGCCGCTGCACGCGTCGCTTCCCCGTCAGAGGCCTCGGACACTCCTCCAGGCACCCTCTTTGAATCTGAGCTCTCTGATGATGAGCGACGTGTAATGGAACGCATAGCAAAAAAGCGGGGCGCAAGCGACAGCCTCTTCAAAGTCAGTGTACGCGAGAGGGTAACGTTCACCTTTACCCCCACCGCCCGTGCCGTGCAGGAGGCGCTGCATACCGCAGGGCTTACCGGAAACGAGATAGGTGCACTCACCGTCGAGTGCCTAAAAAGTGGCGCGTGGAAGACACAACATCTACGCCGCTACAACGTTCACATTCCCCCTGCCCGCATCATCCCCGGCCGATCTAATGCCTACGCAGATTTCCTCGAACACATCAAAGATCGTCTGGTGGCACTTGGCTTTCAGGAATTTGACGGGCCACTGGTGGAAACAGACTTCTGGAACGCGGACGCGCTGTTCATGCCACAGTTCCATCCTGCACGGGACATTCATGATGTGTATTACCTCAAACACCCAACGCACGCACCTACAATCCCAGAGCCGTTCCTCTCCCGCGTTGCGGCGACGCATGAACGCGGAGCAGATAGCGGGAGCCTCGGCTGGCGCTACTCGTTCGATCGGGATTTTACCCGCCGACTGCTATTACGCAGCCAAGGAACAGCACTTTCAGCGCGCCACCTGCCAACCGCCCACATACCGGGTAAGTATTTTGGGATCGCACGCTGCTTCCGTCACGACCAAGTGGATGCGACGCACCTTGCAGATTTCTACCAAACAGAAGGAATCGTACTGGGTACGGATGTGAACGTCTGTACCCTTCTAGGCATGCTCAAAATCCTCGCAACAGAAATCGCCGGTGCACAGGAGGTACGCTACGTGGGCGGGTACTTTCCGTTCACGGAGCCCTCTATCGAGCTACACGCACTCCACCCCGCACTCGGCTGGTTCGAACTGGGAGGAGCAGGTCTCCTGCGCCCAGAAGTGACCGACCCGCTCGGCGTGCACGTCCCCGTCATGGCCTGGGGACTAGGAGTAGACCGCATGGCGCTCCTGGCGCTCGGTATCTCAGACGTGCGAGAACTGTTCAGCCCAGACATCGAGAGCGTCCGCCTGAGGGTATAAACACAACAGCCCGTACGCCCTCACCCGGACCTAAAAAGCCTGCCTACAGGCTTATAAATTCTGCTCCTCCAGGAAGCGCTCCACCACGTGGGACAGCGCCCGCTCCAGATACGCAGGGTCTGCAAGCTTCTGCTCCGCAGCTGCTATTTTGTATTCACGCACATCAGGCGCAGAACGTACCGCCTCCAGGGCCAAGTACAACTCAGCCTTTTTCTGGGCTTCCGCAGAGACAGTAATCTCATCGCCGGCTGGAGCACGCGCCACATGCTCAGACGCACAAGAGGCGCGAAGGTTCTGAACCGGATCAAGTCCACTTAGCTTATCGATCATCACAAGAGCCCCACCCCCGCCCCATTATCGGAAATTTGTAAGAAAAATAAAGATCTAAAATTTTTCTGCAGAAACCAGCAACACGCATTCCCCCCGCACGCGCGTCCGCGCACAGAAGCTCTCCATGACGCGCAAGGCAGTCCCCACACAGAGCTCCTCATGCACCTTGGTCAATTCCCGACCCAGCACCACCTGCGACTCCGGCGCCACCGCCACCAGATCCTCTAGAAGCTTTTGAACCCGGTAGGGACTCTCGTACAGAACAAAAGCTACACGCTGCGCGCACAATTGCACCAGGCGCGCACGCCTACGACCCGGGTGAGGTGAAAGGAACCCCTCGAATAGCACGGTCTTGTCTCGCACGCCTGCAACACTCAGCAAAGTAGTCAGTGCAGAAGCACCGGGAATCGGTACCACCGTGTGCCCAGCATCCCGCACCGCGCGCACTAAAACCGCTCCCGGATCACTGACCCCCGGCGTACCTGCATCGCTAACATAGGCTACCTGTGCGTGCGGCGATCCACACACTTCCTGTTCCCCCGTTGCTTCTGCAGCGAGCTGCAGCGCAGCTGTCCCTACCGTCTCACCCGGACGTGCACGCGTGCGCCGCGCGCTCTGCCTGCCCCTCCCCTTCTCTGGAGAGAGAAAAGCAGAAATAGGGGTGCTCAAAAAATGGATGAGTCGACGCGCCGCCTGCGCCTCATTGTGTGCACGACAGGAAACAAGACGCTTATGGATCCCAAAATGAGACAGGAGCGCACGCGTCCTACGCGTGTCTTCACAGGCAACTACATCCACCGTTCGCAATACATCTAAGGCACGGAGGGTGATGTCTGCCAAGTTTCCAATCGGCGTTGCTACCACGTACAAGGTACCCACCGCGCAAACCTACCACCACCTGTTCCCTTGCGCAACAAGGAAACAGGTGGTGCTCACTCAGAAAAACTTGGTAAAGCGTACAACCGAGTCAACCGAGACGGAGGCCGTGTCAGATTTGCTTGTCAGCGAGCTACTCATCCTCGGTTTGAGTCTGCCGGCGCTTCTTCGCCCCTTCAGCCGACAAAGCAGAAAGATAAGCGCTATCCCCCTGCTGCCAGTGCTTGCACTGAGTGTCGGTGCACTGACAGTCCTCGGACAGGGTCTGACGTTGGACCTTACCTTGAGTCTAGTCTCAAGTTCAGTGGTGTGTCTCACGGAGTTGCCGCGCCTTGTCGCCTTCAGCCAGGGAATTCCCAATGACCTGTACAGTGCAGGAGCACGTATTGCGCGGGTCCTGCTCCTCGTTGCAGGTGTTTTCACGCTTGTGATTGTCTGCCTCTGTGCCCCGGAGCCCGGTTATCGGCCCAGCCGTAGCGTAGTGCGCAGTTCCTTTTCCCTTCGGCTAGGTAACACGAAGGTGAACGCAGGGCTCCTGCTCTCCCTGGCCAATCCCTACGAAACATCTCATCTGGATAACCCGTCTGCGCCACACCCTTCCGAAAACCCGCAGTCGCGCGCGCACCCGAAACAAAACCCAGTCGGCGTGAACGTGGTTGTTCTAAAAAATACCCCGCAGTCTGCGCACCGGGCACACCCTGAAACGCTGGAACTGATGCTTGCCGAACGTGGCTATACCGTATTTGTTCCTTACCAGGATGCGTACTCCCCTTCGTACAGCGCCGCTTCTCTTGCTGCTCCTATGCGCACTTCCCCGGGCGTTGTGTTGCTCTCTAGTGCACTGCGCGGGGTACCATTCGATGTACCGACCCCATACGTTTCCCGTCGGGCGAACACTATCGACGCTGCCACCTTTGAAGACGCTCATGTACCTGCATTATTTCCCGCGCTCTTTGCGCTTTGCAGGCACGCGCCCACATTCGTGTACGCAGAAAGTGCCCATGAGGTGATGCTCAGCCGTTTTCTGCAACAACAGCCACATGCATGCGCCGGTGTCTTTTTTGTCCTTCCTGACTCTGCAGCGCGCGGACCACACCATGCTCCTGCCGTGCAGGGCGCACCTCCCCCCGTCGACACAGCGGGCGTTGCGTCTGCTGTCCGTGGCGCCAGCCGGACACTACCAGCTGTGTATCGACAGTATGTTCACGCAGCAGAGGCAGCGTGGGCAGAGCTCGCATCCACCGATATACTGGCCGCTTACCTTGCAGGGCTCCCTCGGGACCGCCACAGAACGCGCCTTCAGGCACGTGCTACGCAGGTAGACCAGTGGATACGCGCCCAGCTGCATCTATCAGAACCTGTCCTTCCGCACGCGCAAGCGCTATCTCATCACACTGTCCATGCGGGAGGGACCTATGACCGCACGTGAGTTAGATGCGTACTTTCGTAGTTTTTTGAACTTTGGACCGTTCGTCTCCTGTGATGTCGCTCTCAACGGCCTGCAGGTAGCAAATAGCGGTGCCCCCGTGCACAAGGTTGCCTTTGCAGTGGATGCGTGTGCACAGTCTATCGACGCAGCCGCCCGCGCCGGTGCACGCATGCTCTTTGTCCATCACGGTCTTTTTTGGGGACGCATAGAGCCGCTTACCGGTATGCAATACCGACGCGTACAGGCGCTCCTGACGCACGACATAGCGCTGTACGCAGTGCACCTACCACTCGATGCACACCCGCAGTACGGTAACAATGCGGGCCTTGCTGCGCGAGTCGGTCTTAGGCAAGGTGGTCCTTTCGGTTTTATCCGTGGAACTGCCGTAGGACTCTGGGGGACGGTGGCAGAAAACACCACCCCCTCTCAGGAGGCAATGCAGCAGCATGCAGCGTGCACAGCACCCGATACCCACCGCGTGACGCATGCGAATGCAATATCGCCGAGTGCCGGGCTATCTCTCCAACAAGTAGTACATCGCCTCTTCCCCGCAGAAGAGCAACCCGTGCGCCTGTTACCGTTTGGGAAACAGCGTATCGAGCGCGTGGGTATACTGTCGGGCAAAGCAGGCACGTACCTTGCGGAGGCTATCGCGTTAGATCTGGACCTGTTTATTACCGGGGAGATTGAACATTCTTGCTATCACACCGCGCGCGAGCACTCTATCTCGGTAATCGCAGGGGGACACTACCAAACAGAAACCGTAGGGTTGCAGCTGGTGGCGCGCAAGCTGCAACGGGATACAGGCATAGAAACGCTTTTTCTAGACATTCCCACGGGGATGTGATACGCTCGCGCCCGTTAAGGGTGGATACAATGAAACTCACACGGATACAGAAAGAAAAGTGGATCCCGCTTTTTGCCGCTGGATTAGTTGTTGTTCTGGATCAGTGCGCTAAATTGTTGGTGGGTGCTTATGTGCCTACAAACACCTCGGGCGTTCGCGTGCTCGGTGATTTCGTGAGAATTGTTCACGTGTACAATGTTGGCGCCGCTTTCAGCATTGGCCATCAGCTAAATCAGGTTCTGCGTACGCTCGTGCTCGGTATCGTGCCGCTAATCATTATGTTCCTTATTGTTTTCTCCTATTTTCGCACTGACGCCTTCTGTCCTGTTCAGCGCTGGGCCGTGTCAGGGATTATCGGGGGAGGGATAGGGAACTTAATCGATCGCTTCCTGAGGCCAAACGGGGTGCTCGACTTTATCGACGTAAAGTTCTTTGGCATCTTTGGCTTTGAGCGCTGGCCCGCTTTTAACATTGCAGATGCGGTCATCATGACCTGTGGTTTGCTCTTGATCATTTCGTTCATAAAACAAGAAAAAGAGATCAGCTCCCAACCCTCCTGCAATGAGACGGGGGGCGTTTTTCGCACGTAGAGCTGGGCCGTGCGCGCATGTCCGCGTCGGCCGTTCTAGTTCGCGTGCCCCTGTGCCCGCAATGGTTGCTTTGTTCTCCGCAAATACCGCGCGTGTGTGCCGCGCGTTGCGCTTCCGGCGTACCAGGGCGGTACGCGCGAGCGCCTCACAGCACTCAGGATATTAGCCCATGCAGATCTTCGATACTCACGCCCACATCGGTCTTATTCACCCAGATCCCGTAGAGCGGCTGCGGGTAGTACAAGAGGCACGACGAGCTTCTGTCACCCGCATCATGAGTATTTGCAACAGCCTTCATGACTTTGCCGCCGTATACGAGACGCTCCAGTTCTCACCCTCTGTCTATCACGCCGTAGGTGTCTCCCCTTCTGAGGTCATGGCCCCGGGGAAGGATTGGATAGATACTATTCAAAAAAGCCTACAACTCCCTCAGGTAGTTGCCTTAGGCGAGACCGGATTGGACTACTGTAAAAAGTACGGTGATAAACGCTCCCAGATTGGGCTTTTTATCACTCAATTGGATATTGCTTCAAAGGCAAAAAAACCAGTTATCATCCACAACCGTGGTGCGGGCCAGGATATCCTGGACATCCTCAGCGAGCGCATTCCCGACCAAGGCGGTGTGTTCCACTGTTATTCTGAGGACGCAGAGTACGCACGTATGGCGCTGGATTTACCTGTGTACTTTTCTTTCGCGGGGAATTTAACTTACCGGAATGCACGAAATCTCCATGAGACTGTATTGGCCCTCCCGCTTGACCGAATTCTAGTGGAATCCGAAAGCCCGTTTATGTCCCCCGCCACGTACCGCAACAAGCGCAACCGACCGGCGCACACAGTTGAAACCGTGGAGTTCATGGCTGAGCTCCTTGATATGGACATGCTTGAGCTTGCCGACCAGCTGTGGAAAAACAGCTGTGCGTGTTTTCACCTTCCTGAGTGAGCAGCAGATGCAACAACACGCCTTATATCATCCGGTTTCTATTGGCCCGTTGTCTCTCAAGGGGAATGTGTTTTTTGCTCCCGTTGCAGGCTATTCTGACAGTGCGTTTCGTTCAATTGCCATTGAATGGGAAGCAAGCTTCACCTACACCGAAATGGTTTCGTCTGAGGCGATGGTGCGCGATTCACTCAATACCAAACGTTTGATTCGGCGCGCGTCAAATGAGACGCATTACGCTATCCAGATTTTTGGTTCTAATCCTGCAGTAATGGCAGAGACGGCAAAACTAATCGTCGATAGCGCGCAGCCGTCCTGTATCGACATCAACGCGGGATGTCCTATGCCTAAAATCACTAAAACAGGAGCCGGAGCCGCACTCACCCGAGAACCGACGCGCCTCTATGAAGTGGTAAAGGCGGTCGCCGATGCTGTGTACGCGCAAGACGCGCGTATCCCAGTGACAGTAAAAATTCGTGCTGGGTGGGAAGAGGCACACCTGACATGGAAGGAAGCTGCGCGTGCGGCAGTAGACGCAGGAGCACAAGCGCTTGCGTTGCACCCGCGCACCTGCGCGCAGTGTTACGCGGGAGAGGCAAACTGGGACATAATCGCAGACCTCGTGCAGTGCGCGCGTGGGTGGGGAGAGGTTCCCGTGTTCGGCTCAGGGGATCTGCATGCGCCTGAAGACGCACGGGCAATGTTAGAACACACCGCATGCGCGGGGGTTATGTTTGCCCGCGGTGCTATGGGCAACCCGTTTATTTTCAGACAAACCCGTCAGCTTTTAACTGAAGGATACTACACGCCCGTGACGTTTGAGCAAAAGCTACGCGCAGCCTGGCGCGAGCTTCACCTTCTGGCACAAGACGTGGGAGAAAGCTCAGCCTGCAAGCAGATGCGCAAGCGTTTTGTTTCGTATGCAAAGGGTGAGCGGGGTAAAACGCAATGGTGTCAGCGCGCGGTGCATGCGTCTTCCTTCGCAGACTTTGCAGCAGTCATTCGTGACGCGTGTCCATGTATTGGTTTAT
Proteins encoded in this region:
- a CDS encoding flagellar biosynthesis anti-sigma factor FlgM: MMIDKLSGLDPVQNLRASCASEHVARAPAGDEITVSAEAQKKAELYLALEAVRSAPDVREYKIAAAEQKLADPAYLERALSHVVERFLEEQNL
- the lspA gene encoding signal peptidase II, whose translation is MIRSRPLRVDTMKLTRIQKEKWIPLFAAGLVVVLDQCAKLLVGAYVPTNTSGVRVLGDFVRIVHVYNVGAAFSIGHQLNQVLRTLVLGIVPLIIMFLIVFSYFRTDAFCPVQRWAVSGIIGGGIGNLIDRFLRPNGVLDFIDVKFFGIFGFERWPAFNIADAVIMTCGLLLIISFIKQEKEISSQPSCNETGGVFRT
- a CDS encoding Nif3-like dinuclear metal center hexameric protein, whose product is MTARELDAYFRSFLNFGPFVSCDVALNGLQVANSGAPVHKVAFAVDACAQSIDAAARAGARMLFVHHGLFWGRIEPLTGMQYRRVQALLTHDIALYAVHLPLDAHPQYGNNAGLAARVGLRQGGPFGFIRGTAVGLWGTVAENTTPSQEAMQQHAACTAPDTHRVTHANAISPSAGLSLQQVVHRLFPAEEQPVRLLPFGKQRIERVGILSGKAGTYLAEAIALDLDLFITGEIEHSCYHTAREHSISVIAGGHYQTETVGLQLVARKLQRDTGIETLFLDIPTGM
- the dusB gene encoding tRNA dihydrouridine synthase DusB, which gives rise to MQQHALYHPVSIGPLSLKGNVFFAPVAGYSDSAFRSIAIEWEASFTYTEMVSSEAMVRDSLNTKRLIRRASNETHYAIQIFGSNPAVMAETAKLIVDSAQPSCIDINAGCPMPKITKTGAGAALTREPTRLYEVVKAVADAVYAQDARIPVTVKIRAGWEEAHLTWKEAARAAVDAGAQALALHPRTCAQCYAGEANWDIIADLVQCARGWGEVPVFGSGDLHAPEDARAMLEHTACAGVMFARGAMGNPFIFRQTRQLLTEGYYTPVTFEQKLRAAWRELHLLAQDVGESSACKQMRKRFVSYAKGERGKTQWCQRAVHASSFADFAAVIRDACPCIGL
- a CDS encoding FTR1 family iron permease: MERSWEGIDRGVPVYGMGCTMVAPGMPAAFARSVVRASAWVGVALMCVAWSVSAAEGTRSGGQAQERLSSWRQVVQRMEVHLRAAYTFFESGDSDRAYEQIDKAYFRYYEAKGMEKITMGYLSGARKAAVENAFFAYRRSVRGARDLAGVAFCRDKLVTMLYEDARALDGVARGRAGFAAHIATFVASCVLVLREGIEAILVIAAIVAYLVKTGKERCCAAVYAGAGAGVLFSVVLAVMIVRVLGSEGGAAQEIIEGVGMFFAAAMLFYVSNWMLSKARACAWDRYIRQKVERSVSRGNQWALVATAFLAVAREGAELILFFRGIPVAGPYGRLAVWAAVTVSALVLVGVFVAIRFLSVRLPLRPFFVATGAVMYLLCFSFVGKGVSELQEAGVVSRSTAPWMHGWSFDFLGIYPTYEGLAPQAFVVALVVLSAVWWCGGLCRGASST
- a CDS encoding phenylalanine--tRNA ligase subunit alpha, which translates into the protein MMPRMTGKADLNTLVHKLHPLEIKVLKNCAMDEILSTSLLISRLGFKEGHANQAFSWLRAKRIIEEHQREQMRSFELTPCGYAAASDGTAEERMLTFLSSPPSLTAIADAAEHLHPRPPLCNGLSLPELAHALTLAPKDVGSAFGILAQEGILRMDGEKRIHIVSPHVSDRMSLTRTLLQRAAARVASPSEASDTPPGTLFESELSDDERRVMERIAKKRGASDSLFKVSVRERVTFTFTPTARAVQEALHTAGLTGNEIGALTVECLKSGAWKTQHLRRYNVHIPPARIIPGRSNAYADFLEHIKDRLVALGFQEFDGPLVETDFWNADALFMPQFHPARDIHDVYYLKHPTHAPTIPEPFLSRVAATHERGADSGSLGWRYSFDRDFTRRLLLRSQGTALSARHLPTAHIPGKYFGIARCFRHDQVDATHLADFYQTEGIVLGTDVNVCTLLGMLKILATEIAGAQEVRYVGGYFPFTEPSIELHALHPALGWFELGGAGLLRPEVTDPLGVHVPVMAWGLGVDRMALLALGISDVRELFSPDIESVRLRV
- the rsmI gene encoding 16S rRNA (cytidine(1402)-2'-O)-methyltransferase; the encoded protein is MGTLYVVATPIGNLADITLRALDVLRTVDVVACEDTRRTRALLSHFGIHKRLVSCRAHNEAQAARRLIHFLSTPISAFLSPEKGRGRQSARRTRARPGETVGTAALQLAAEATGEQEVCGSPHAQVAYVSDAGTPGVSDPGAVLVRAVRDAGHTVVPIPGASALTTLLSVAGVRDKTVLFEGFLSPHPGRRRARLVQLCAQRVAFVLYESPYRVQKLLEDLVAVAPESQVVLGRELTKVHEELCVGTALRVMESFCARTRVRGECVLLVSAEKF
- a CDS encoding TatD family hydrolase, which translates into the protein MQIFDTHAHIGLIHPDPVERLRVVQEARRASVTRIMSICNSLHDFAAVYETLQFSPSVYHAVGVSPSEVMAPGKDWIDTIQKSLQLPQVVALGETGLDYCKKYGDKRSQIGLFITQLDIASKAKKPVIIHNRGAGQDILDILSERIPDQGGVFHCYSEDAEYARMALDLPVYFSFAGNLTYRNARNLHETVLALPLDRILVESESPFMSPATYRNKRNRPAHTVETVEFMAELLDMDMLELADQLWKNSCACFHLPE